A single genomic interval of Mycolicibacterium holsaticum DSM 44478 = JCM 12374 harbors:
- a CDS encoding DUF3000 domain-containing protein, with protein sequence MNATTVRSEIELGPIRPPQRLAPFSYALGAEVRHPETAIVPERSEGDAFGRLILLHDPEGADAWDGTMRLVAYIQADLDPSEAVDPLLPEVAWSWLLDALSAREEHVTALGGTVTATTSVRYGDISGPPRAHQLELRASWTATTLDLRPHVEAFCEVLEHAAGLPPAGVTDLNSRTRA encoded by the coding sequence ATGAATGCCACCACCGTGCGCTCGGAAATCGAGCTCGGCCCGATCCGCCCGCCACAACGGCTGGCGCCGTTCAGCTATGCGCTGGGCGCGGAGGTCCGCCATCCCGAGACGGCCATCGTGCCCGAGCGGTCGGAGGGCGACGCGTTCGGTCGGCTGATCCTGCTGCACGATCCCGAGGGCGCCGACGCCTGGGACGGCACCATGCGGTTGGTCGCCTACATCCAGGCCGACCTGGACCCCAGCGAGGCCGTGGACCCGTTGCTGCCCGAGGTGGCGTGGAGTTGGCTGCTCGATGCGTTGTCGGCGCGCGAGGAACACGTCACCGCGCTGGGCGGCACCGTCACCGCGACCACGTCGGTGCGGTACGGCGACATCTCCGGGCCGCCGCGCGCCCATCAACTCGAGCTACGCGCGTCGTGGACCGCCACCACGTTGGATCTGCGGCCGCACGTCGAGGCGTTCTGTGAGGTGCTCGAGCACGCCGCCGGCCTACCTCCGGCGGGGGTGACCGACCTGAACTCACGCACTCGCGCGTGA
- a CDS encoding HRDC domain-containing protein: MTEPQDTDSEQEPDATPLLAPREGVPELASSRSEIARAAELLDSGTGPFAVDAERASGFRYSNRAYLVQIRRAGAGTVLIDPVNHGADPVATLAPVAEVLGTDEWVLHAADQDLPCLAEIGMRPPALYDTELAGRLAGFDKVNLAAMVERLLHLHLTKGHGAADWSKRPLPPEWLNYAALDVEVLVDLRNAIAAVLDEQHKSDWAAEEFEHLRKYEASPTRRDRWRRTSGIHKVRDPRALAAVRELWITRDHIAQRRDIAPGRILPDSAIINAATTDPDTVEKLTALPIFGGSRQRRSAQVWLDALARARATSEPPDPHESSNGPPPASRWSRRKPEAAARLVAVRARLSELSQQLRVPSENLLTPEVVRRLCWDWQPPENPEDTAAVIDAFLRDAQARPWQRHLVVPALAEALTATP, encoded by the coding sequence ATGACCGAGCCGCAAGACACCGACTCCGAGCAGGAGCCCGACGCCACACCGCTGCTGGCGCCGCGTGAGGGTGTACCGGAGTTGGCCAGCAGCCGAAGCGAAATCGCAAGGGCAGCAGAGCTTTTAGATTCGGGCACCGGACCGTTCGCGGTGGACGCCGAGCGGGCGTCGGGCTTTCGTTATTCCAACCGCGCCTATCTGGTGCAGATCCGTCGCGCCGGGGCGGGAACCGTGCTCATCGACCCGGTCAACCACGGCGCCGACCCGGTGGCCACCCTCGCGCCGGTCGCCGAGGTGCTCGGCACCGACGAGTGGGTGTTGCACGCCGCGGATCAGGACCTGCCGTGCCTGGCCGAGATCGGCATGCGGCCCCCAGCCCTGTACGACACGGAGTTGGCGGGGCGCCTGGCCGGGTTCGACAAGGTGAACCTCGCGGCGATGGTAGAGCGCCTGCTGCACCTGCATCTGACGAAGGGGCACGGCGCAGCCGACTGGTCCAAGCGCCCGCTGCCGCCCGAGTGGCTCAACTATGCGGCGCTGGATGTCGAGGTGCTGGTCGACCTGCGAAACGCCATCGCCGCGGTGCTCGACGAACAGCACAAAAGCGATTGGGCGGCAGAGGAATTCGAGCACCTACGCAAATACGAGGCGTCACCCACGCGGCGAGACCGGTGGCGGCGCACGTCGGGCATCCACAAGGTGCGTGACCCGCGCGCGCTGGCCGCCGTGCGCGAGCTGTGGATCACCCGCGACCACATCGCCCAGCGCCGCGACATCGCGCCCGGGCGCATCCTGCCGGACTCGGCGATCATCAACGCCGCTACCACCGATCCCGACACCGTCGAAAAGCTCACCGCCTTACCGATATTCGGCGGGTCGCGGCAGCGCCGAAGCGCTCAGGTCTGGCTGGACGCGCTGGCCCGCGCGCGCGCCACCAGCGAGCCACCGGACCCGCACGAATCGTCGAACGGCCCGCCGCCGGCATCACGGTGGTCTCGACGCAAACCCGAGGCGGCGGCCCGGTTGGTGGCGGTGCGCGCCCGGCTGAGCGAACTGTCGCAACAGTTGAGGGTGCCTTCCGAGAACCTGCTCACCCCGGAGGTGGTGCGCCGGCTGTGCTGGGACTGGCAGCCGCCCGAGAACCCGGAGGACACCGCGGCCGTCATCGACGCGTTCCTGCGCGACGCGCAGGCGCGGCCCTGGCAGCGCCATCTGGTCGTCCCCGCGTTGGCCGAGGCGTTGACCGCCACCCCTTGA
- a CDS encoding cold-shock protein, with protein MTQGTVKWFNAEKGFGFIAQADGPDVFVHYSEIDGGGFRSLEENQQVEFEVTQGNKGPQASKVRAI; from the coding sequence ATGACACAGGGAACTGTGAAATGGTTCAACGCCGAAAAAGGCTTCGGCTTCATCGCGCAGGCTGACGGCCCCGATGTTTTCGTCCATTACTCGGAGATCGACGGCGGCGGCTTCCGCAGCCTCGAGGAGAACCAGCAGGTGGAGTTCGAGGTCACCCAGGGCAACAAGGGCCCACAGGCCAGCAAGGTTCGCGCGATCTGA
- the dxs gene encoding 1-deoxy-D-xylulose-5-phosphate synthase: MLEQIRGPADLQHLTQAQLGDLAQEIRDFLIHKVAATGGHLGPNLGVVELTLALHRVFDSPHDPIVFDTGHQSYVHKMLTGRSHDFESLRKKGGLSGYPSRAESEHDWVESSHASAALSYADGLAKAFELSGYRNRRVVAVVGDGALTGGMCWEALNNIAAAQRPIVIVVNDNGRSYAPTIGGFAEHLARLRLQPGYEKVLEEGRKAVRRVPIIGELCYQGMHSIKAGIKDALSPQEMFTDLGLKYVGPIDGHDEQAVEGALRSARGFRAPVIVHVVTRKGMGYAPAENDEADQMHACGVIDPETGLATSVSGPGWTSTFSEALIGYASRRRDIVAITAAMPGPTGLTPFRQRFPDRFFDVGIAEQHAMTSAAGLAMGGMHPVVAIYSTFLNRAFDQVMMDVALHKLPVTIVLDRSGVTGADGASHNGMWDLSMLGIVPGIRVAAPRDGTRLREELGEALDIDDGPTAIRFPKGDVGEDIPALKRRDGVDILAVPADGLTEDVLLVAVGPFAAMALTVAELLRNQGIGVTVVDPRWVLPVPEVVSELAKTHKLVVTVEDNGVRGGIGSAVSAALRHAEVDVPCRDVGLPQEFFAQASRGEVLADVGLTDRNIARQITGWVAAHEAAVAEREGEVSEHG; encoded by the coding sequence ATGCTTGAACAGATCCGCGGTCCCGCCGATCTGCAGCACCTGACGCAGGCGCAACTGGGCGATCTAGCGCAGGAGATCCGCGATTTCCTGATCCACAAGGTGGCTGCAACCGGCGGACATCTCGGCCCCAACCTCGGCGTGGTGGAACTCACCCTCGCCCTGCACCGGGTGTTCGATTCGCCGCACGACCCCATCGTCTTCGACACCGGGCATCAGTCCTACGTGCACAAGATGCTGACCGGCCGCAGCCACGATTTCGAAAGCCTGCGCAAGAAGGGCGGGTTGTCGGGCTATCCCTCCCGCGCGGAAAGCGAGCACGACTGGGTCGAGTCCAGCCATGCCAGCGCGGCGCTGTCCTACGCCGATGGCTTGGCCAAGGCGTTCGAGCTCTCCGGCTACCGCAATCGGCGTGTCGTGGCCGTGGTGGGGGACGGTGCGCTGACCGGCGGCATGTGCTGGGAGGCGCTGAACAACATCGCCGCGGCCCAGCGCCCCATCGTGATCGTCGTCAACGACAACGGCCGCAGCTACGCGCCGACCATCGGCGGCTTCGCCGAACACCTGGCCCGGCTGCGCCTGCAACCCGGCTACGAGAAGGTGCTCGAGGAGGGCCGCAAGGCCGTCCGGCGGGTGCCGATCATCGGCGAGCTGTGCTACCAGGGCATGCACAGCATCAAGGCGGGCATCAAGGACGCGCTCTCGCCGCAGGAGATGTTCACCGACCTGGGCCTGAAATACGTCGGCCCGATCGACGGCCACGACGAACAGGCGGTGGAGGGTGCGCTGCGCAGCGCGCGGGGTTTCCGGGCCCCGGTGATCGTGCACGTCGTCACCCGCAAAGGCATGGGCTATGCGCCCGCCGAGAACGACGAGGCCGACCAGATGCACGCCTGCGGTGTCATCGACCCCGAGACGGGGCTGGCGACGTCGGTGTCCGGGCCCGGCTGGACGTCGACGTTCTCCGAAGCGCTGATCGGCTATGCCAGCCGGCGCCGCGACATCGTGGCGATCACCGCCGCCATGCCAGGACCCACCGGGCTGACCCCGTTCCGGCAGCGCTTCCCCGACCGGTTCTTCGACGTCGGCATCGCCGAACAGCACGCGATGACGTCGGCCGCGGGCCTGGCGATGGGCGGCATGCACCCGGTGGTCGCGATCTATTCGACGTTCCTGAACCGGGCGTTCGACCAGGTCATGATGGACGTGGCGCTGCACAAGCTGCCGGTGACGATCGTGCTGGACCGGTCCGGGGTCACCGGAGCCGACGGCGCCAGCCACAACGGCATGTGGGACCTGTCGATGCTGGGCATCGTGCCCGGCATCCGGGTGGCCGCGCCGCGCGACGGCACCCGGCTGCGCGAAGAGCTGGGCGAGGCGCTCGACATCGACGACGGCCCCACCGCCATCCGCTTCCCCAAAGGTGATGTGGGCGAGGACATTCCGGCGCTCAAGCGACGTGACGGCGTGGATATCCTGGCCGTGCCCGCCGACGGGCTGACTGAGGATGTGCTGCTGGTGGCCGTGGGTCCGTTCGCGGCGATGGCGCTCACGGTCGCCGAACTGCTTCGCAACCAGGGCATCGGCGTGACGGTGGTGGACCCGCGCTGGGTGCTGCCGGTGCCGGAGGTGGTGTCCGAGTTGGCGAAAACGCACAAGCTGGTGGTCACCGTCGAGGACAACGGGGTGCGGGGCGGAATCGGTTCGGCGGTCTCGGCGGCGCTGCGTCACGCCGAGGTCGACGTGCCCTGCCGCGACGTCGGCTTACCGCAGGAGTTCTTCGCGCAGGCCTCCCGCGGCGAGGTGCTCGCCGATGTCGGCCTGACCGACCGCAACATCGCCAGGCAGATCACCGGTTGGGTGGCCGCCCACGAGGCCGCCGTGGCCGAGCGCGAAGGCGAAGTCAGCGAGCACGGCTAG
- the nhaA gene encoding Na+/H+ antiporter NhaA has translation MTNNSFRGPGGGALFSRGSWSEASRIASILRKETVGGAILLVAAAVALLWANSPWSASYFALRDLEIGGEPFGLHLSLTLGTWAADGLLALFFFVVGLELKREFVAGDLRDPARAALPIAAAVGGMVVPALIFVAVTAHVGGGATRGWAIPTATDIAFAVAVLAVISTHLPSALRTFLLTLAVVDDLLAVSVIAVFYTESINWPALLAALVPLALFAVCAQRRIRSWWLLIPLALATWALMHESGIHATVAGVLLGFTVPVARSAAAGGPQAGPGLAEHFEHRLRPLSAGFAVPVFAFFAAGVHIGGVEGFTRALGDPVTLGIVLGLVVGKPVGIFLTTRVLAAVTRANLDDAIRWIDVVGIAMLAGIGFTVSLLIGDLAYGLGSERDEFVKIGVLTGSVCAAVLAAVLLRLRNRRYRTIYEQETADADRDGVPDVYQARQD, from the coding sequence GTGACCAACAACTCCTTCCGCGGCCCCGGCGGCGGCGCGCTCTTCTCACGCGGTTCCTGGTCGGAGGCCAGCCGGATCGCGTCGATTCTGCGGAAAGAGACCGTCGGCGGCGCCATCCTGCTGGTGGCCGCGGCCGTGGCGCTGCTGTGGGCGAACTCCCCGTGGTCGGCGAGTTACTTCGCGCTGCGGGATCTCGAGATCGGCGGCGAACCGTTCGGCCTGCACTTGAGCCTCACACTCGGCACGTGGGCCGCCGACGGGTTGCTGGCGCTATTCTTCTTCGTGGTCGGATTGGAGCTCAAACGCGAGTTCGTGGCCGGCGATCTGCGTGACCCCGCCCGCGCGGCGCTGCCGATCGCCGCCGCCGTCGGCGGCATGGTGGTGCCGGCGTTGATCTTCGTCGCGGTGACCGCGCACGTGGGCGGCGGCGCGACCAGGGGCTGGGCCATCCCGACCGCCACCGACATCGCGTTCGCCGTCGCGGTGCTGGCGGTGATCTCCACGCACCTGCCGTCGGCGCTGCGCACGTTCCTGCTCACCCTCGCGGTCGTCGACGATCTGCTCGCGGTGTCGGTGATCGCCGTTTTCTACACCGAAAGCATCAACTGGCCGGCGCTGCTGGCCGCGCTGGTACCGCTGGCGCTTTTCGCGGTGTGCGCGCAGCGCCGAATCCGATCGTGGTGGCTGCTGATCCCGCTGGCGCTGGCGACCTGGGCGTTGATGCACGAATCGGGCATCCACGCCACGGTGGCCGGGGTGCTGCTCGGCTTCACGGTGCCGGTGGCCCGCTCCGCTGCAGCCGGCGGGCCGCAGGCCGGCCCCGGTCTGGCCGAGCACTTCGAACACCGGCTGCGGCCGCTGTCGGCCGGCTTCGCCGTTCCGGTGTTCGCCTTCTTTGCCGCCGGGGTGCACATCGGGGGGGTCGAGGGCTTCACCCGGGCGCTGGGGGATCCCGTCACGCTGGGCATCGTGTTGGGTCTGGTGGTCGGCAAACCCGTCGGCATCTTCCTGACGACGCGGGTGCTGGCCGCGGTCACGCGCGCCAATCTCGACGACGCGATCCGCTGGATCGACGTGGTGGGCATCGCCATGCTGGCCGGGATCGGGTTCACCGTTTCGCTGCTGATCGGGGACCTTGCCTACGGTCTGGGATCAGAACGTGACGAATTCGTGAAGATCGGGGTGCTGACCGGTTCGGTGTGTGCGGCGGTGCTGGCGGCGGTGCTGCTACGGCTGCGAAACCGCCGATACCGCACCATTTACGAACAGGAAACCGCCGACGCCGACCGCGACGGTGTGCCCGATGTCTACCAGGCTCGACAGGACTGA
- a CDS encoding polysaccharide pyruvyl transferase family protein yields MTAALSRSAEREIVYLVAPSGNPNYGDEFILRAWLRHLALARPDADVVVDCHTPGQAAVLLRGCHPRLTFVDTVWRVCFQTAHLRPSEAAVVAEQAIHDPGRMPTIVSGIELLARADTVHLVGGGYINAVWSHHMALLAAALAAVDRSGGRAVATGQGLLPIGDPSRLGLLRDLQARFSLFDVRDLPSYQAIAGAGGGGSFSGDDAWLGITDDGVYDSESAAAARRFLFCLQSDLVEDFAGGRGLDGLIAAIAEVIQRWDIQGRDVAVVEGIPGADRIVFDRVAHLLTDAVFVPFTEVWRNGLPARTGQTWVSTRFHFHLLAAAAGASGLALAGRTDYYPIKHQSLLDAGSRWQLADSPELPTAPVQDGGFSPQTVSALHRQKSALAADIYPPAPSSIRRAVGALRMMRRL; encoded by the coding sequence ATGACCGCAGCATTGAGCAGAAGCGCTGAGCGCGAGATCGTCTATCTCGTCGCCCCCAGCGGAAATCCGAACTACGGCGACGAGTTCATCCTGCGCGCATGGCTGCGCCATCTCGCGTTGGCGCGGCCCGACGCCGACGTCGTCGTCGACTGTCACACCCCGGGTCAAGCGGCGGTGCTGCTGCGCGGCTGCCATCCCCGGTTGACGTTCGTCGACACGGTCTGGCGGGTGTGTTTTCAGACCGCCCATCTCCGGCCGTCCGAAGCGGCCGTCGTCGCCGAACAAGCCATCCACGACCCCGGCCGGATGCCGACGATCGTCTCGGGGATCGAACTGCTGGCCCGTGCGGACACCGTGCACCTGGTGGGCGGCGGATACATCAACGCGGTGTGGTCGCACCACATGGCGTTGTTGGCCGCGGCCCTCGCGGCGGTGGACCGCTCGGGGGGCCGTGCGGTCGCCACCGGTCAGGGTCTGCTGCCGATCGGAGATCCGTCGCGGCTCGGCCTGTTACGGGACCTGCAGGCGCGGTTCAGCCTGTTCGACGTGCGAGATCTGCCGTCGTATCAGGCGATCGCCGGGGCCGGCGGAGGCGGATCGTTCAGCGGCGACGACGCCTGGCTCGGAATCACCGACGACGGGGTGTACGACAGCGAATCAGCGGCGGCCGCACGCCGATTCCTGTTCTGCCTGCAGTCCGATCTCGTCGAGGACTTCGCTGGCGGGCGCGGACTCGACGGGTTGATCGCGGCGATCGCCGAGGTGATCCAGCGATGGGATATCCAGGGTCGAGACGTCGCCGTTGTCGAGGGCATCCCGGGCGCGGATCGGATCGTGTTCGACCGGGTGGCCCACCTGCTCACCGATGCGGTGTTCGTGCCGTTTACCGAGGTGTGGCGCAACGGCCTGCCGGCCCGGACGGGTCAGACGTGGGTCAGCACCCGCTTTCACTTCCATCTGCTGGCCGCCGCAGCCGGGGCCAGCGGGTTGGCCCTCGCGGGGCGAACGGACTACTACCCCATCAAACATCAGTCCCTGCTCGACGCCGGTTCGCGCTGGCAATTGGCCGACTCGCCCGAGTTGCCGACGGCGCCCGTGCAGGACGGTGGCTTCTCACCGCAGACGGTGAGCGCGCTGCACCGGCAGAAGTCAGCCCTCGCCGCAGACATCTATCCGCCTGCGCCGTCATCGATTCGGCGGGCGGTCGGCGCGCTGCGCATGATGAGAAGGTTGTGA
- a CDS encoding MSMEG_6728 family protein translates to MQTFLPYSGFEASARVLDRRRLGKQRVETIQILRALTVPGYGWRHHPAAAMWAGYEEALVRYGLDVCAVWCQTGAADTCAATLVTDLAKGAGLTVVRQQEQLAAADELPPWLGDAAFHRSHQSSLMRKDPDHYRPHFGDVPDDLPYVWPKSDRERRIR, encoded by the coding sequence GTGCAGACATTCCTGCCGTACTCCGGATTCGAGGCTTCGGCGCGGGTGCTCGACCGACGCCGCCTCGGCAAGCAGCGGGTCGAGACCATCCAGATCCTGCGGGCGCTGACCGTGCCGGGCTACGGCTGGCGCCATCATCCCGCCGCCGCGATGTGGGCGGGATACGAGGAGGCGCTGGTCCGCTACGGGCTCGACGTGTGCGCGGTGTGGTGCCAAACCGGTGCCGCCGACACCTGCGCGGCGACGCTGGTCACCGATCTGGCGAAGGGCGCCGGCCTGACCGTGGTACGGCAGCAGGAGCAGTTGGCCGCCGCCGACGAACTGCCACCCTGGTTGGGCGACGCGGCATTTCATCGCAGCCACCAGTCCTCGCTGATGCGTAAGGACCCCGACCACTACCGGCCGCACTTCGGCGACGTGCCCGACGATCTGCCATACGTGTGGCCGAAGTCAGACCGGGAGCGACGGATCCGCTGA
- a CDS encoding class I SAM-dependent RNA methyltransferase, whose protein sequence is MSEPIDAARDDLTVTTGPAANGGSCVARHDGRVVFVRHALPGETVRVRVVADRGKYWHADVVEVIEPSPDRVDSLCPIAGVDSAGCCDMAFAAPEALRRLKGFVVANQLARLGGYRWIEEDQATAEPVGGAGATGWRTRVRLHTSAEGRLGFHRYHSSQVITELGCAQLPVGMLDGLNDRSWPAGSHVHVALDDDGHRHVVQSAPRAARRGATQVIEGDYEAVQRVGQRTWRVPVTAFWQAHRGAAQTYSELVAQAAQLKPGMTGWDLYGGAGIFAAVLAEGVGDTGRVVTVDTSRSSSRAARAALADMGWVSVVTDSVRRALAAQRQRADVAVLDPPRSGAGREVIDLLAEAEVPRVIHIGCEAAAFARDVGLYRGHGYTVEQVRVFDSFPLTHHVESVAVLVR, encoded by the coding sequence GTGAGCGAACCGATCGACGCGGCCCGCGACGACCTCACCGTCACCACCGGGCCCGCGGCCAACGGCGGCAGCTGCGTGGCCCGCCACGACGGCCGCGTCGTGTTCGTACGGCACGCGCTGCCCGGGGAGACCGTGCGGGTGCGTGTGGTCGCTGACCGCGGGAAGTACTGGCACGCAGACGTTGTCGAGGTAATCGAACCGTCGCCGGACCGGGTCGACTCGCTGTGCCCGATCGCCGGGGTCGACAGCGCAGGATGCTGCGATATGGCGTTCGCCGCGCCCGAGGCGCTGCGCCGGCTGAAGGGCTTCGTCGTCGCCAACCAACTGGCCCGCCTCGGTGGCTACCGGTGGATCGAGGAGGACCAGGCCACTGCCGAGCCGGTGGGCGGTGCCGGGGCCACGGGCTGGCGCACCAGGGTGCGGCTGCACACCTCCGCCGAGGGCCGCCTGGGCTTTCACCGCTACCACAGTTCGCAGGTCATCACCGAACTCGGTTGTGCGCAACTGCCGGTCGGCATGCTCGACGGGTTGAACGACCGCAGCTGGCCGGCCGGCTCCCACGTGCACGTCGCGCTCGACGACGACGGGCACCGGCACGTCGTGCAGTCCGCGCCGCGTGCGGCGCGCAGGGGCGCGACCCAGGTGATCGAGGGCGACTACGAGGCCGTGCAGCGCGTCGGGCAGCGGACCTGGCGGGTGCCGGTCACCGCGTTCTGGCAGGCCCATCGGGGTGCGGCGCAGACCTACAGCGAGCTGGTGGCGCAGGCCGCGCAGCTGAAGCCGGGGATGACCGGGTGGGACTTGTACGGCGGGGCAGGAATTTTCGCCGCCGTGCTCGCCGAGGGGGTCGGCGACACCGGGAGGGTCGTCACGGTCGACACGTCGCGATCATCGTCGCGTGCGGCGCGGGCCGCGCTGGCCGACATGGGTTGGGTGTCGGTGGTCACCGATTCGGTGCGCCGCGCGCTGGCGGCCCAGCGGCAGCGTGCCGACGTCGCGGTGCTCGACCCGCCCCGGTCGGGCGCGGGCCGCGAGGTGATCGACTTGTTAGCCGAGGCCGAGGTGCCCCGGGTGATCCACATCGGTTGCGAGGCGGCCGCGTTCGCGCGCGACGTCGGACTTTACCGGGGCCACGGTTACACGGTGGAGCAGGTGCGCGTCTTCGACTCGTTTCCGCTGACCCACCACGTCGAAAGCGTCGCGGTTCTGGTCCGCTGA
- a CDS encoding APC family permease, with protein MALVSKLSTVARRLVLGRPFRSDRISHTLLPKRIALPVFASDALSSVAYAPEEIFLVLSVAGLSAYSMTPWIGLAVAVVMLVVIASYRQNVHAYPSGGGDYEVVTTNLGPTAGLTVASALLVDYVLTVAVSMSSAMSNIGSAVPFINHHKVLFAVIAILLLAAMNLRGIRESGTAFAIPTYAFMIGMYIMLGWGLFQVYILGTPLRAESADFEMHAEDGGVLGFALVFLVARAFSSGSAALTGVEAISNGVPAFQKPKSRNAATTLTMLGLIAVSLFMGMIMLAKATGVQIAERPHEQLVGAPPDYQQKTLVAQLADTVFHGFPVGSFLIAGVTALILVLAANTAFNGFPVLGSILAQDRFLPRQLHTRGDRLAFSNGILFLAFAAIAFVVAFQAQVTALIQLYIVGVFVSFTLSQIGMVRHWTRLLRSETDAALRSRMMRSRVINTIGFVCTATVLIIVVVSKFVAGAWIAILAMAILFGIMKLIHRHYDAVARELEEQAAEDEGDMVLPSRNHAIVLVSKLHLPTMRALAYARATRPDVLEAITVSVDDAETRALVHKWEDSDISVPLKVIASPYREITRPVLDYVKRVSKESPRTVVTVFIPEYVVGHWWEQVLHNQSALRLKGRLLFEPNVMVTSVPWQLSSSERLKTLQRQSAPGDARRGFLE; from the coding sequence TTGGCACTCGTGTCCAAGCTTTCGACCGTCGCACGGCGGTTGGTTCTCGGCAGACCGTTCCGCAGCGACCGGATCTCGCACACCTTGTTGCCGAAGCGGATCGCCCTTCCGGTGTTCGCCTCGGATGCGTTGTCGTCGGTGGCTTACGCACCTGAGGAGATCTTCCTCGTCCTCTCGGTCGCCGGCCTTTCCGCGTATTCGATGACGCCGTGGATCGGGCTGGCCGTCGCGGTGGTCATGCTGGTCGTCATCGCCAGCTACCGGCAGAACGTGCACGCCTACCCGTCGGGTGGCGGCGACTACGAGGTGGTCACCACGAACCTGGGCCCCACCGCGGGGCTCACGGTGGCCAGCGCGTTGCTGGTGGACTACGTGCTGACCGTCGCGGTGTCGATGTCCTCGGCGATGTCGAACATCGGGTCGGCCGTTCCGTTCATCAACCACCACAAGGTGCTGTTCGCGGTGATCGCGATCCTGCTGCTGGCCGCGATGAACCTGCGCGGCATCCGCGAGTCGGGCACCGCGTTCGCCATCCCGACCTACGCCTTCATGATCGGCATGTACATCATGCTCGGCTGGGGATTGTTCCAGGTCTACATCCTGGGCACCCCGCTGCGGGCCGAGTCGGCCGACTTCGAGATGCACGCCGAGGACGGCGGTGTGCTCGGCTTCGCGCTGGTCTTTCTGGTCGCCCGGGCCTTCTCGTCCGGAAGCGCGGCCCTGACCGGTGTCGAGGCGATCAGCAACGGCGTGCCGGCCTTCCAGAAGCCCAAGTCACGCAATGCGGCCACCACGCTGACGATGTTGGGTCTGATCGCGGTGTCGCTGTTCATGGGGATGATCATGCTGGCCAAGGCGACCGGTGTGCAGATCGCCGAGCGCCCGCACGAACAACTGGTCGGCGCACCGCCGGACTACCAGCAGAAGACGCTCGTCGCCCAGTTGGCCGACACGGTGTTCCACGGCTTCCCGGTCGGGTCGTTCCTCATCGCGGGCGTCACGGCGCTGATCCTGGTGCTGGCGGCCAACACCGCCTTCAACGGGTTTCCGGTGCTGGGATCGATTCTCGCGCAGGATCGTTTCCTGCCGCGCCAGCTGCACACCCGCGGGGACCGGCTGGCGTTCTCCAACGGCATCCTGTTTTTGGCGTTCGCGGCGATCGCGTTCGTGGTGGCGTTTCAGGCGCAGGTCACCGCGCTCATCCAGCTCTACATCGTCGGGGTGTTCGTATCGTTCACGCTCAGCCAGATCGGCATGGTGCGGCACTGGACCCGGCTGCTGCGCAGCGAAACCGACGCCGCGCTGCGCAGTCGGATGATGCGGTCGCGGGTGATCAACACGATCGGCTTCGTATGCACGGCCACCGTGCTGATCATCGTCGTGGTGTCCAAGTTCGTGGCCGGGGCCTGGATCGCCATTCTGGCGATGGCCATCTTGTTCGGGATCATGAAGCTCATCCACCGGCACTATGACGCGGTGGCCCGCGAACTCGAGGAGCAGGCGGCCGAAGACGAGGGCGACATGGTGCTGCCCAGCCGCAATCACGCGATCGTGCTGGTGTCGAAGCTGCATCTGCCGACCATGCGCGCGTTGGCCTACGCCCGAGCCACCCGCCCCGACGTTCTGGAGGCGATCACCGTCAGCGTCGACGACGCCGAGACGCGCGCCCTGGTGCACAAGTGGGAGGACAGCGACATCAGCGTTCCGCTGAAGGTGATCGCGTCGCCGTACCGGGAGATCACCCGGCCCGTCCTCGATTACGTCAAGCGGGTGTCCAAGGAGTCACCGCGTACGGTCGTCACCGTGTTCATTCCGGAGTACGTCGTGGGGCACTGGTGGGAGCAGGTGTTGCACAACCAGAGTGCGCTGCGGCTCAAGGGCAGGCTGCTGTTCGAGCCGAACGTGATGGTGACATCGGTGCCGTGGCAGCTGAGTTCGTCGGAGCGGCTCAAAACCCTGCAGCGGCAGTCCGCGCCGGGTGACGCGCGCAGGGGATTTTTGGAGTGA